Genomic DNA from Gimesia aquarii:
ATGTCAAGAGCCGTAAAACAACAGCAATCCATGTCTGTTAAACCATTTAAAATCTTAAAAGAATACCAATACGCGCACACAGCGATTAGCGAATTATTACACGCAATTGATACCCCCGATCCGCAATTAGTTTATCTCTATGGACCTTCCGGGTGTGGAAAAACAGCTCTGATTACAAGCATTTTACCGGAATTCAACGAACTTCATCCTGGATTATCGCTCAAACTAATTACTGCCAGCGAGTTTGCCGCTAAGTTTGCTGCTGCTTCTACGAACAATCGTATTCCTGAATTCCAAAGAAAATTCCGTTCGCTTGACCTGCTCATTCTTGAAGATATCCAAAGTTTAGCAAATCGCGTTCAAACTCAGCGGGAATTATTGAGTTTGTTAGACGAAATTATGAAACAGGGTGGAAGAGTCCTGATTTCTTCTACGAATCCACCGGGAGAACTGCTTCATTTTCAAAAGAAACTTGTGAACCGATTTCATGGGGGAGTCTGTGCATTAATCAGTCCCTTAAAATATCAAAGCCGCCTGGAATTATTGACCTTCTGGGCTAACTTCGAACAGATTCATATTCAGAAAAAAGAGCTTTCCTCAATTGCCCATAAAAAAGCGATCTCTCCACGCGAGTTATACGCACTATTAACTCAACTCCAGACCGTGAGTCATATTAATCAAGAACCAATCAACTCACAGTTTGTGAAACAGTATCTGGAAGGAAACATAGAGCCCCCCAAAACGAGCATCTCAAAAATATCAAAGGCCGTTTGTCGTGAATTTAAAACCAGCTTGCAAGAAATTCGCTCCGCAAATCGCTCTCAACAAATCGTTATTCCCAGACAGTGCGCCATGTTCTTGTCGAGAGAGCTGACAAAGGAATCCTTAGCAAAAATTGCTGATTATTTTAATCGAAAAAACCACAGCACGGTTATTCATGCTTACCGTCAAATTCAACGCGATCTTAAAAAATCACCAGGATTACGACAACAAGTATCTCGCATCAAGCAACGACTTGGGATATACCTTTTTTAACAGTCAAACAAAATTCAAAAACAAGACCGATCAGATTGCCTTTTCTTCTCTCATTTCTCCTGATTTGATTATTCCATCTTGTGGATAACGTGTTCAATCACAGTTGATATTTATCAGTAACTCAGGTGTTTATTCACAGCACCTATTGCCACTTTCACAAGGGCTATCAAAACTCACCATTCATTCCACTCTTCTTCACTGATAAACGAACAAGTTATCCACATCGACACATAGAACACATGTATTCATAAGTTGTTTAGTATCAATTAGATATGCTGCTTATCTTTTCAATATCCACATTGAAATTCCCCTTCTGATACTACTACTACTAAATAAAATCTTTTAATAGTAAAACAAGGTTGAAAATCAACTCTGTTGTCGAGATTCGATGCCCCCAGATGATTGTGAAATTCAAAGAAATTCAATAAAATAAAATCATCTCAAAATTCGCTATTTCTGCCTGTCAAAAGAGCTTTCTAAAATGACATTGGCATTCACATATTTCCAACTCGCAACCTTACAAAAGTTGATTCAAACATGAAGCTCAGTTGCTCACGGTCCACACTGCTCTCTGGTTTCCAAATGATTGGAAGCGTCATTAGTTCCCGTTCGCCGAAAGAAATCTTAAAGTGTGCTAAACTCGAAGCAGGCGATGGTAAAGCAACCTTAAGTGGAACTGACTTGGAGGTCAGCATTCGGTTTGACTTTGAAGAAGTCGAAGTGATGGTACCCGGTGAGATTTTACTGTCCGTACACGAATTGGTTGCTATCTTACGCGAAGCATCAACCGATTCTGTAGAAATTGAGCTGAAAAAGGATGATGGTGCAGATCAGGATTACATCTTGATTCAGGCAGGAAAAAGTGAATTTCGCCTTTCAGTGAATGATCCTTCTGAGTTCCCCTCTGTTGAATCATTTAGCGAATCGAACTTTTTCGAACTTCCTATTCAATCATTTCGTGAAATGATTCGACGCACGGTATTTGCCACGGATCCGGAAAGCACCAGATATGCCCTGGGAGGCGTATTATTTGATGTTGAAAATGATAAATTAACGCTCGCTGCTACCGATGGTCGGCGATTAGCCATGGTAGAGTCGGCGTGTACTTATCAAGGAGAAGAAGCATACCAGAATAATCGTCCTGTCATTCCCGCTAAGGCGATGTCACTGATTGAGAAAACCTTAATTGGTGATGAGGGAAGTATTCAGATTGCCATTCGTGCCAATGATGTCATCGTAAAAAGTGGCCGTTCTACTATTTTTGGCAGACTCGTTGAAGGAAGATTTCCCAAATACCGTGATGTCATTCCACCCGAGCCAACCTACAATATTGATCTGGAAGTGGGGACATTTTATGGGGCCGCACGTCAGGCTCAGATCGTAACGGATGTGGAAACACGGGGCGTAGATTTCATTTTTGCTAATGGTTTGTTGACGTTGAAAAGTGTTGCCGCTTCTGTGGGAGAATCAAAGGTTGAAATTCCAATTCCTTTCGAAGGTGATGAAATCGTGATTACGTTTGATGTGCGTTATCTCGCTGATTTCCTCAAAATCTTAGATTCGGCAGCACATATTCGATTGCAATTGATCGATTCAGACAGCGCTGCTGTTCTTAAGACAGACGACGGTTACACATATGTTATCATGCCTCTATCACAAGCACGGTAATTTATGTCACAACAGTATGAATTCAAATCGACTCATGCGATTCCCAAAGCGGTTCCTCTATCTAAAGCGTTATCAGAGCTGATTGCGTTAAAGGGTTTAGGTCGTATCCAGGGGGACCAGCGCTTAAAGGCTGCCTGGGAACAGGCGGCGGGTGAAAAGATTGCCGGTCAAACTGTGGTTCTTGGGATTAAAAATCGAGTCGTACAGATTGGTGTCGAAAACTCAGCTTTATTAAATGAACTCAATTCATTTCATAAGACATCATTGCTGCAAAAATTACAGACAGAGTATGGAAAACAGGATGTCCGCGATCTTCGATTTCGGTTGAAATCAAAGGCAAAAAAATAATTCAAATTAGTTCGATTCAAGGAATAAGAAAGAACTGATTGAAGCCGACAATTAATCGGTCAACGTTTCTCAGAGTAGAAACAATTTTATTAATTCACGGGAGTGATTTAGCGTGAGTGAGACAGAAGAAAATCAAGTAGATACAAATCAAACAGACTATGATGAGTCTAATATTCGTGCTTTAGAAGGTGTAGAAGGAATTCGCACACGACCGGCAATGTACATTGGTGATACGACATTGCGAGGACTGCACCACCTCGTCTATGAAGTTGTTGATAATT
This window encodes:
- a CDS encoding DnaA ATPase domain-containing protein translates to MSRAVKQQQSMSVKPFKILKEYQYAHTAISELLHAIDTPDPQLVYLYGPSGCGKTALITSILPEFNELHPGLSLKLITASEFAAKFAAASTNNRIPEFQRKFRSLDLLILEDIQSLANRVQTQRELLSLLDEIMKQGGRVLISSTNPPGELLHFQKKLVNRFHGGVCALISPLKYQSRLELLTFWANFEQIHIQKKELSSIAHKKAISPRELYALLTQLQTVSHINQEPINSQFVKQYLEGNIEPPKTSISKISKAVCREFKTSLQEIRSANRSQQIVIPRQCAMFLSRELTKESLAKIADYFNRKNHSTVIHAYRQIQRDLKKSPGLRQQVSRIKQRLGIYLF
- the dnaN gene encoding DNA polymerase III subunit beta; translation: MKLSCSRSTLLSGFQMIGSVISSRSPKEILKCAKLEAGDGKATLSGTDLEVSIRFDFEEVEVMVPGEILLSVHELVAILREASTDSVEIELKKDDGADQDYILIQAGKSEFRLSVNDPSEFPSVESFSESNFFELPIQSFREMIRRTVFATDPESTRYALGGVLFDVENDKLTLAATDGRRLAMVESACTYQGEEAYQNNRPVIPAKAMSLIEKTLIGDEGSIQIAIRANDVIVKSGRSTIFGRLVEGRFPKYRDVIPPEPTYNIDLEVGTFYGAARQAQIVTDVETRGVDFIFANGLLTLKSVAASVGESKVEIPIPFEGDEIVITFDVRYLADFLKILDSAAHIRLQLIDSDSAAVLKTDDGYTYVIMPLSQAR
- a CDS encoding DUF721 domain-containing protein; this encodes MSQQYEFKSTHAIPKAVPLSKALSELIALKGLGRIQGDQRLKAAWEQAAGEKIAGQTVVLGIKNRVVQIGVENSALLNELNSFHKTSLLQKLQTEYGKQDVRDLRFRLKSKAKK